The segment attttaatctttcctattgcatatttaacatatttatttataacgacAAATCACACtatggaaataaaaaagcatagaaagaaaattaaaaaaaatgctattCCACAGATTCGATATCCAATTTCATCGAAATAACTTTGTTTGCATTCATTTATTCACCTGGGAAATCTAATTTTGTCATTCGcggagaatattttttcattttctcttaCCGGTCTCAGATAATTCGAATTTCGAGATGTATCGAGCAGTTTTACACAGACGTCGGAATACGTGAAAATTTGTAGCACTTTTTGGACGCGAGTCAAAATGgttgaaatgaaaatttggTATCGTTATAACGCGTATGCTCCAAACGGTGTCTTGATATTATTAGTCTTCAATCGGGCGATGTTTACATTCCCGCAGAATGTACTGTAAGCCTCAAGGCCGATCGCGACAAAGACTTGTTATCTATCGATCATATGTTCAAATGAAAGCGACCTTGTAGGAAACTTTCTCTGGAAATTCAAATGCTTAAACGTTTGATTctgaaatttatcaaaagacTGAATCGCCGCTCAAACATTTCtgcaataattatcattaataataaaaataaatataaagacatAATAGTTgaatatatctaattaatattatgataatagtatttttattatatctgtttccaataaaaaaagagcatagcttgtaattttctttcaattaaaaagtacGTTTTTGTTATAGGATTCTTTATCAAGCATtgataatttaaagtaaacaTTATCGTTTTGTATCTGCtggaaagattatttttattttcgcgtgtttatctctctctctctctctaagtCCAGTCATTGTAACCGGGGAGTCTCTTAAATCTCGTCGCCCTGGAGTTTCTTCGAGGTATAAAGACGACGCTGGAGAAAGAGGCAATCAAGGCGAGATAAGAATACGCGAACGTTTGTGCTTTTCAGGAAAGTAGCTCCGTTGAATGATGGTGTCCTCGACAATGACAGAAAACGAGCAAGTGTGCCCGGTGAAGAAACCGTGCGCGGCGGGCATTGCACCGGGCGATTATTGCCTGGTCGGCTGGGATATGGACACCACCGGCAAGAAGGTCATCGATGAGATCTGCCAAATAGCCGCGTACACCCGCAGCACCACTTACTCGCAGTACGTGATGCCGTACAAGGATCTCAATCCGACCGCCATAAAGCGTCACAGTATGAAAGTCGTGACCAATGGCAAATTCCGCGTGCTCAGAAACAGTAAGACCAACGAGGTACGGATATCACAATCGCGAtactagatatatatatatcgataatcTGTGGTTTCGcgcaagaaagaaaaaaaactattagAAAGCGTCGACTCTTACAATTAGTtcatattttgaaaagaaggaaaatttctcatttcctcatttttcttattcatttttctaatttctttttttcatttttctttgtttatcTATACACGTATAATGAATAATGTGTCTTCGCAGGTAATCAAATCAAAAAGCGAAGTGTCCGCGCTGACGGAATTTCTGAGCTGGCTAGAGTCCGTGAAGGGAAACACGGACGGCGTGATTCTGGTTTATCACGAGCCACGCAAGGTCATTCCCGCGATGCTGCTCGAGTCGCTAAAGAAGTACGATCTGGTTGACCGATTCAAGCAAACGGTGAAGGGATTCGCGAACGGGTTCAACATTGCCGAGGAGAAGTGCGCGAACTCGGCGCACATTTACTCCCTTCGTACTTTGTCACGTACGCTGCTGAAAAAGGTCAGCAAATTGTGCTATTATACCGCAATAAAGTAGAATggatatttaataacatctaAAGcagaacaatatattttttattaaaaaattaatcttttttgcttttttctaaaagaaaataagcaTTAATATCGATATccttcaaatatataatatataattttcctcaatttgaattatttgaattttaatagaaaaaagaattatttgcataatgaaaaatatgtttgaagGAAGCGAATTTGGGTAATGCACAAGACAGAGCGTCATTGGCGCTGCAAATAGCACAATACTTGTGTTCGATCGAAAATGGGAAACCGATCGAAGATCCGAGCGATATCGGAGATAGCGATGTAGCTATGAAAAAAGCAATCGAATTCATTCGAGAATTTGCCCAACCTGTTGACATCGAGGAGCAAGAACACGGCAGTACGtacattattgaatataacttttatgtaatttcgaagatataacattttttttaaataattacagttgcctctattattaataatgaaaacataataatatgatgcttaataattaataaaatacttgtatTTTTCCCAAAAaacaactaattatatatattttatttcaaaaagattatatgtatagaaatCGAATAATTTAAGTCCAACAATGTTTGATTGATATTTCTAACGTTAAAGCATAAatctgcatatattttttacatttattatttctttcaaatgtcaatttgaaaaaaactttAACCGTTTAAACTTTATCCAATTTTGTCGTAACGCGGGAACCGACGTTATAAAACGTCGAGATGGGAAAATCAGCGCGATACATAACTTTTGTTGCAGAACTAAAGATGATATTCGAACGGCAGAACAACTTGCGGCCGATATTCAGCGCACTATTCCGTATGAACCGTCGCGAGCGTCAACATGCTAGTCCCCTGCGGCGATTGCTTGCCGAAGCCGGGATCGTGTACTCGGAGCTACAGGTGAGTATCTACATATGATTAATTGCATACTAACAATCGGGAAACCGCTTACACCGAGCAACATCGAACGAAGATCTGTGCaagcaaaattgattttttttctaatttactatctaaaaagcaataaaataacttGCGTTTAGATTATCACACGTTAATAGATGACGAAATAtgcaaagttttataattttctgttgCTAAAGAGAGCTCGATTTATATAATCGAATAGTCTCTGTATACACTTTAGCGATGGCTTCTGTTATCAAGTATTCGCGAAATGTATGTTTCAGGACGCGTGGACTAACGCGAAGAAGGACGGATTAGAACATTTGATGAAAGAAAAGCTGCCGACAgtcgaagagaaaaaaatggaagATCTAATGACAATCCTCGAGCGTCACTTCGATCCGGAGAAGAAGCCGAAGGGCAGAACGCCGGAGAAGAGAGGCATCAGGTCGAAGAATGAGAAAAAGATAAGCGACGACAAAGAGAATAACAATAAGAGCGACTCGGGCCACGACAGCCCTGACACCACTACGTCCGGCTCGCCAGTGAAAATGAACGACGACGGTGTCGAAATTAAAACGCAGGAGTGCGCCGAACACGTTTAACAATGCTAAGCTTTTACGCAAAGCGGGAGTACTTCGCGACCATTGTGCGTTTTATCGTTCGTAATTTACCGTTTTTGACATACGAGCGAACGTGGATTCTTTTTTGTTGCCATAACGGTTACGAAtgacgaaaaataaaattgacgacTGACAAGTGACGAACGTAGATTTAGCGTATCAAAATGGAATACGACTGGCCGGACGTTTGCGCGTGTATTTTATGAAACGCCGCTAAATTTATGttcttctatttaaaaaaaggagtCGCGAAGAGACTCACATTTTTgcggcaatatagaataagcgTGTTAGATATTAAAAGTACGATTGCTCTGACAATCGGACGTTGTTGTGCGTGATCAAGGACgtgttatttgttttagtattgttcttttttctttttttttctttttttttctttttgttcacGCAACTCTTGTTCGTCGGTATCATTAAGATGACATTAGGATTCCTATGACACACCGTCGAATTCAGTTGACTCGAATGTACAAATAACACATTAGGTGACATTTAGTTTGTTGCGCGcagagatatttaatatcgtttcataattttatactcatttgttttctctccttctctcgtttctttttcctcttttattTATCCCAGAATTCGTACGCTCATGCAAGCGTTCGTTTATAGACTGTTAAGCGTGAGGAGTATGGCCGATGCGGGTTTCGCTACTCCATAGCTTACGAACGTGTACTGTAGTGTGCACcatattttctactttttactGTGTAAGCCGCGCGCATGAAGCGTGTATGTAGTagtattagaaaaaatatatttttgtatcgcCGCGCGATAATACGCCATTTCGTTTCTGCTGTGAGATCTCATTGTATCACGAATAATAAAGATTCCAATTTActtgctttaattttataacatcgTAAACTGGCGTTTATATCGCTAATTATTCGACATAAATACAGTATTTTTGGCGAATTGATTTTCAGAGTTCGCATTTCACGCTGCACTAACGCTAAATATCCTCATTTAATTtcggattttattttatacataaaattacgtaaattCCATTGCGAAAATCGCGTATAATATTACTTGGAGAAGTTGAAAACCAACCTACATTTAGCCGTTAAATATCAAACGTACACATAGATCTCGCCATGTAAAAAAGCGAAATACTATCGTCGATTTCTTCTCCGTGgatgtaaaaaaacataaatacattttaaaatatagattaattattaagataattaaaaacgcTGCAGATAATTAAACACGCGATAAATCTTCGCTACGCAGAAATAGATTTCAAGTTCGTCGAAGGAAAGAAGGTCTACACTCGGTGGAAGATTACTTGATATAAGTATCCTATCTTGCTGTCTGCATAATATTGaacgtaatttattttcttcacaaAGTATGGCCATTATTAATTACGCCGAGCGCGCGCCGCGACGCGTGAACCGCGCGGAGGGCGTGCAGCAAACAAGCGCGGGGTTGCTTTTAAAGGTGCCTCGGTAAAGTTCTTAATAAGCAAAAAAGTCGCCAGTTAACGGAACTCAGCCGCGGGGAGAAAAACGGAATGGAAAGCGGCGGTCGCGCGCGCTTTTCCGCGTGCCTCGCGGCGGGTCCTCCCACCCCTCCTTTCCGTCTCTCTTTGACCGATCCAGAGAGAAAACggaaatgaattaaatatacgaGCGGACCGTTGTGCACATCCGCATGCCGCATGCCGCACGCCGAAATGCCGCAAGGCATTAACAAGCAAGGACCGTGCATTATGAgcgaaattaaagaaatacttCATCTCGGTGAATGTATAACGCGTAATTTTGTCATTTCGGAGGCGACAGATACGCAGAATCCAATTGACCTGCGCGAATGTAACGCGTTTGACTGTAAAATTAAGTTTCGCCACAACAATcgataaaatagtattttataaccttgtacacacacacacacacacacacacacacacacacacacacacacacacacacacacacacacacaccttTCTTCCAATTccataaaatagatataactACGTTTAAAAGTTTGATGTCAGATGTTTCGTTCGTAAGCTGTCCTGGAAGCTCAATCTTAATTTCAGTGTTCTATCAATCAAGCTTTCAACcggaattttaatttcgaacCATTGTGAATCTGGccagttttataaaatatgaaaataaatagtatagCTTATTTGtatcatactttttttctttgtacttcaaaaagttaaaaattataaaggagTTAAAAAATGGTCAgtatattaaactataaaatatttttattttattaatatcattcgAAAGAGCATCGTTTGTACGAAATATCTCCGAACTCTTTGAAATGCAAACGAAAATCAAAGTGGTACAAGCgaatttaaacttataaaaagttaattaatttgcttatatatgtttttagaTAAAACGGATTGgcagagaaaaataatgtatatgtttCCGCTTGGAAAATAGGTTACCCAGATAAGGgatgaaaaagatgaaaagcgcttacatatttcaaattatgcaaatggctgttgaaaaattaatcttatcaCTGGCTACtaacaataacattatttaaattatttttttcaaattaaaaattgataattatacaCATTTATAACATCTTCgagtaaaaaagtaaaaaccaATGATTTTGCAATTGTGTTGTGGAGCAGCGATGTATCGCTGCTCGCAAGAAAAGAAACATGCCTGAAGCGTGGCGTATGATCATGTTAGGCTATCAGGATGTATTATCCTCTCGACGGAAGTTCTCTCGACAAGGAGCTCCGTCGCATCCACCGGAAATCGGCGGCGACCCGGTGAAGCGTGAAATGCCAACTTTTATCATCTTTCGATAGCCGCCTCAATGGCTGTACGAACCCATAATATACAGTAATGATATAATAGCGGTAGCCAGAACATTTCCAGCGACAAAACGCAATGTGGAATTCATAAAGAGAATCCCGTATTATAACAGTTCCGCAAACCATACTTTTATATACCGCAGTGGTATTTTAAGCTAATATGTTCTTCAATAGTTTTCATATCGTACTTCTGTGTATGCttctagaaaatttttctgttcATTCTGTCCAATTGTCGTTTCTTTTAtccaaaacattttttttttttttcaaaaagaaaatttatacaaaaataatgaataataacattttgacttttttcaacttcaaattagaaaaaaatttctcttctaaatatatatataaaactaataaattaatattaaattaaattgtcaatTAGCTGGTCATTTAGATGGTTCTTTTATAATAGCGTTATTATGTCTTTTATCTTTCTCGATCCTGTAAGTGGCatgaatgaaaataaacgACATTTCCAACGACCGAAGTCGATGCACTCGCGAACGTAAAGCGGGCGTGAATTTCGAGCGATTAATCTCGGACGCGATTACGCGATCGCGTAATTTCGTTGTTGCTCCGATCGAAGCGATTATTGACGTAGACATTAATTGCTGGGTTTTAGGATTAAcgtattgatattaataattgaatctATGGGGATTTTGCGGAGGCACCGTTAATTAACGAAAACCTACAATTAA is part of the Linepithema humile isolate Giens D197 chromosome 3, Lhum_UNIL_v1.0, whole genome shotgun sequence genome and harbors:
- the exu gene encoding maternal protein exuperantia, which gives rise to MMVSSTMTENEQVCPVKKPCAAGIAPGDYCLVGWDMDTTGKKVIDEICQIAAYTRSTTYSQYVMPYKDLNPTAIKRHSMKVVTNGKFRVLRNSKTNEVIKSKSEVSALTEFLSWLESVKGNTDGVILVYHEPRKVIPAMLLESLKKYDLVDRFKQTVKGFANGFNIAEEKCANSAHIYSLRTLSRTLLKKEANLGNAQDRASLALQIAQYLCSIENGKPIEDPSDIGDSDVAMKKAIEFIREFAQPVDIEEQEHGKLKMIFERQNNLRPIFSALFRMNRRERQHASPLRRLLAEAGIVYSELQDAWTNAKKDGLEHLMKEKLPTVEEKKMEDLMTILERHFDPEKKPKGRTPEKRGIRSKNEKKISDDKENNNKSDSGHDSPDTTTSGSPVKMNDDGVEIKTQECAEHV